One Streptomyces sp. SAI-135 DNA segment encodes these proteins:
- a CDS encoding DeoR/GlpR family DNA-binding transcription regulator encodes MSENQNLLAEQRRALILDEVRRRGGVRVNELTRKLGVSDMTVRRDLDALARQGVLEKVHGGAVPVVEASTHEPGFEAKSGLELTAKEDIARSAAELVAPGTAIALSGGTTTYALAHHLLDVPDLTVVTNSVRVADVFHAAQRTTGPRQGAATVVLTGGVRTPSDSLVGPVADQAIGALHFDVLFLGVHGISVEAGLSTPNLAEAETNRRLVQSARRVVVVADHTKWGTVGLSSFASLDQVDTLVTDAGLPASARAEVSEHLRRLVVAGESVDGTDI; translated from the coding sequence GTGAGTGAGAATCAGAACCTCCTCGCGGAGCAGCGGCGCGCCCTGATCCTGGACGAGGTCCGGCGCCGAGGCGGGGTGCGCGTCAACGAGCTGACCCGCAAGCTCGGCGTGTCGGACATGACGGTACGGCGTGATCTCGACGCGCTGGCCCGCCAGGGCGTGCTGGAGAAGGTGCACGGCGGCGCCGTCCCGGTGGTGGAGGCGAGCACCCACGAGCCTGGCTTCGAGGCGAAGTCGGGTCTGGAGCTGACCGCCAAGGAGGACATCGCGCGGTCCGCGGCCGAGCTGGTCGCCCCGGGCACCGCGATCGCCCTGTCGGGCGGTACGACGACGTACGCACTGGCCCACCACCTGCTCGACGTGCCGGACCTGACCGTCGTGACCAACTCGGTGCGGGTGGCCGACGTCTTCCACGCGGCCCAGCGCACCACGGGTCCCCGTCAGGGCGCGGCGACGGTCGTGCTGACCGGTGGTGTGCGTACGCCTTCCGACTCGCTGGTGGGGCCGGTGGCCGACCAGGCGATCGGGGCGCTGCACTTCGACGTCCTCTTCCTCGGTGTGCACGGGATATCGGTCGAGGCCGGCCTGTCGACGCCGAACCTCGCGGAGGCCGAGACCAACCGGCGGCTCGTGCAGTCGGCGCGGCGGGTCGTGGTGGTCGCCGACCACACCAAGTGGGGCACCGTGGGCCTGAGTTCGTTCGCCTCGCTGGATCAGGTCGACACGCTGGTGACCGACGCGGGGCTGCCGGCGTCGGCGCGCGCGGAGGTCTCCGAGCATCTGCGGCGGCTGGTCGTGGCGGGCGAGTCCGTTGACGGTACAGACATCTGA
- a CDS encoding SRPBCC family protein, which produces MAHQLREVGLDFIETAPVRMVFVQEMSAPPEAVYRALAEDVPGWEEWFAAVTLARSTGDGSTREIHLKGGGRFQETIIAAEEPEVYAYRVDVANAPGARAIAEEWRLTPAGAGTQVRWTFAVDGTAAFRLVAKVGRAGLGRAFRDAVRTLDRRLATRRV; this is translated from the coding sequence ATGGCTCACCAACTGCGCGAGGTGGGGCTCGACTTCATCGAGACCGCGCCCGTACGGATGGTGTTCGTGCAGGAGATGTCGGCTCCGCCCGAGGCGGTCTACCGGGCGCTCGCGGAGGACGTGCCGGGCTGGGAGGAATGGTTCGCCGCGGTGACGCTGGCCCGCTCGACCGGGGACGGCTCGACCCGGGAGATCCACCTCAAGGGCGGCGGCCGTTTCCAGGAGACGATCATCGCGGCCGAGGAGCCGGAGGTGTACGCCTACCGGGTCGACGTGGCCAACGCGCCCGGTGCCCGCGCCATCGCCGAGGAGTGGCGGCTCACCCCCGCCGGGGCGGGCACCCAGGTGCGCTGGACGTTCGCGGTGGACGGCACGGCCGCGTTCCGACTGGTCGCGAAGGTCGGGCGGGCCGGACTGGGGCGGGCCTTCCGGGACGCGGTCCGCACCCTGGACCGACGGCTGGCGACGCGGAGGGTGTAG
- a CDS encoding PLP-dependent cysteine synthase family protein, translated as MSTPQQTRPGDTLDIDHSDTAYRGWLKEAVRKVQADANRSADTHLLRFPLPEQWGIDLYLKDESTHPTGSLKHRLARSLFLYGLCNGWIRPGRPVIEASSGSTAVSEAYFAKLIGVPFIAVMPRTTSAEKIRLIEFHGGRCHFVDDPRTMYEESARLAVETGGHYMDQFTYAERATDWRGNNNIAESIFRQLELERFPEPAWIVATAGTGGTSATIARYVHYMQHDTRICVADPENSCFFEGWSTGDPDVTCDCGSRIEGIGRPRMEPSFVPGAIDRMMKVPDAASVAAVRALERAIGRRAGGSTGTGLWSALKIIAEMVAEGRRGSVVTLLCDPGDRYLDKYYSDAWLAEQGLDIEPYTAAIAALLETGVWPGRIGTGTP; from the coding sequence GTGAGCACCCCTCAGCAGACCCGACCCGGCGACACCCTCGACATCGACCACAGCGACACCGCCTACCGCGGCTGGCTGAAAGAAGCCGTCCGCAAGGTCCAGGCGGATGCCAACCGCTCGGCCGACACGCACCTCCTGCGCTTCCCGCTCCCGGAGCAGTGGGGCATCGACCTGTACCTCAAGGACGAGTCGACCCACCCCACCGGCAGCCTCAAGCACCGCCTCGCCCGCTCCCTGTTCCTCTACGGCCTGTGCAATGGCTGGATCCGGCCGGGCCGCCCGGTGATCGAGGCGTCCAGCGGCTCCACCGCCGTGTCCGAGGCGTACTTCGCGAAGCTGATCGGCGTGCCCTTCATCGCGGTCATGCCCCGCACGACGAGTGCGGAGAAGATCCGCCTCATCGAGTTCCACGGCGGCCGGTGCCACTTCGTGGACGACCCGCGCACCATGTACGAGGAGTCCGCCCGCCTCGCGGTGGAGACGGGCGGCCACTACATGGACCAGTTCACCTACGCGGAACGGGCCACGGACTGGCGCGGCAACAACAACATCGCCGAATCCATCTTCCGGCAACTGGAGTTGGAGCGTTTCCCGGAGCCCGCGTGGATCGTCGCCACGGCCGGCACCGGCGGCACCTCGGCGACCATTGCCCGGTACGTCCACTACATGCAGCACGACACCCGCATCTGTGTGGCCGATCCGGAGAATTCCTGTTTCTTCGAGGGCTGGAGCACCGGCGATCCGGACGTCACGTGCGACTGCGGCTCGCGGATCGAGGGCATCGGCCGGCCGCGCATGGAGCCGAGCTTCGTGCCCGGGGCGATCGACCGCATGATGAAGGTCCCGGACGCGGCCAGCGTCGCCGCCGTGCGCGCGCTGGAGCGGGCCATCGGGCGACGTGCGGGCGGCTCGACCGGCACCGGGCTGTGGAGCGCGCTGAAGATCATCGCCGAGATGGTGGCCGAGGGGCGGCGCGGGAGTGTCGTCACCCTCCTCTGCGATCCCGGCGACCGGTACCTGGACAAGTACTACTCGGACGCGTGGCTGGCCGAGCAGGGCCTGGACATCGAGCCGTACACGGCGGCGATCGCCGCCCTGCTGGAGACGGGTGTCTGGCCCGGCCGGATCGGCACCGGCACCCCTTAG
- a CDS encoding ATP-binding protein, whose amino-acid sequence MISHPSRHCTVELQALPSRIGQVRRILSAQLRYWHMDPLIDRAVLGVTELLTNVHRHAQPDKTCTVKIELLLDRLMVSVHDHDPRLPVVADIKDTEPLATCGRGLAMVAAVSESWGVRPDGESGKSVWFTLPTPSAARPQRRTVLDKTALRFAEVRVEGRRSEHAPARSAVPG is encoded by the coding sequence GTGATCAGTCACCCAAGCAGGCATTGCACGGTGGAGCTTCAGGCTCTGCCGTCGCGGATCGGCCAGGTCCGCAGAATCCTTTCTGCGCAGTTGCGCTACTGGCATATGGACCCCCTCATAGACCGGGCCGTGCTCGGTGTGACGGAGTTGCTGACGAACGTCCACCGCCATGCCCAGCCCGACAAGACGTGCACCGTGAAGATCGAGCTGCTGCTCGACCGGCTCATGGTCTCGGTGCACGACCACGACCCGCGTCTGCCGGTCGTGGCCGACATCAAGGACACCGAGCCGCTCGCCACGTGCGGGCGCGGGCTCGCGATGGTCGCCGCGGTCAGCGAGAGCTGGGGCGTGCGGCCGGACGGCGAGTCGGGCAAGAGCGTGTGGTTCACCCTGCCGACGCCCTCCGCCGCGCGGCCCCAGCGGCGCACCGTCCTCGACAAGACCGCGCTCCGGTTCGCCGAGGTGCGGGTCGAGGGCCGCAGGTCCGAACACGCTCCCGCCCGGTCCGCCGTTCCCGGCTGA
- a CDS encoding FtsX-like permease family protein → MNASLRLSANSLRAHKRRFAGTFLAVFLGVAFLAGTLVMGDTLRAAFDTMFGNATSGTDAVVRSAEAITTPGESAGVREPVPTDLVRTVEQVPGVAAAAPDIQGAGQLVGANGEPIGGQGPPTLAGNWIEDTKLNPYRLAEGRAPERSGEVVVNRGTAEKGGLRIGDRTILRTPDPVEVTIVGLATFGGEDGMAQVTFTGMTRADAEKYLTARPGEASGIQVRAGPGVSQRELVDRLTHVLPRGVEAITGQESAEENTDMISSRFLTVFTAFLLVFSGVALLVATFSIHNTFAIVVAQRTRENALLRALGASRRQITASTLAEAVVVAVTASAAGLAGGIGIAAGLQTLFPAIGFPFPEGDLVVSALSMLLPLAVGVVVCLGSALLPAVRAGRTAPLAALRETAVDQSGASRFRAVTGAGLAALAVAVTLTGVLVSPSLWLAGTGAVLALVAFVVLGPVASTTAVRALGSPLDRLRGVTGALARRNALRSPRRTAATASALMIGVAVVSLFTVFGASLKATMDQTVSRSFAGDVAVSTPSFGAGGSGLSPRLAGALGSLPEVDTAVGLGRGVAEVDGRGRALTVTDPLALERTFDLGTVRGSLRDLGTDGIALTRTEAEKQGLTTGDRTRLTFTDGEQDTFTVRAVYGRSELAGDYVITRAAWAPHRTQDSDTLVAVSFKDGVGSDTGKAAVEKVAARYGHPEVQTRDEYAQSSAGGIDMMLTLVYALLALAVLIALLGIANTLTLAIHERTRELGLLRAVGQTRSQLRAMVRWESVLVAAFGTVGGLALGAFLGWVLVRASDGTSDSTFAFAVPPLHLAVVALVGLGAGALAGLRPARRAARLDVLRAIATE, encoded by the coding sequence ATGAACGCCTCCCTGCGGCTGAGCGCGAACTCCCTGCGCGCCCACAAACGGCGCTTCGCCGGTACCTTCCTCGCCGTGTTCCTCGGGGTCGCCTTCCTCGCCGGCACCCTCGTCATGGGCGACACCCTCCGCGCCGCCTTCGACACCATGTTCGGCAACGCGACCAGCGGCACCGACGCCGTGGTCCGCAGTGCCGAGGCCATCACCACGCCGGGGGAGAGCGCGGGAGTGCGCGAGCCGGTCCCCACCGACCTGGTCAGGACCGTCGAACAGGTCCCCGGCGTCGCGGCCGCCGCCCCCGACATCCAGGGCGCCGGCCAGCTCGTCGGCGCGAACGGCGAGCCCATCGGCGGCCAGGGGCCGCCCACCCTCGCGGGCAACTGGATCGAGGACACGAAGCTCAACCCGTACCGACTCGCCGAGGGCCGCGCGCCGGAGAGGTCCGGCGAGGTCGTGGTCAACCGCGGCACCGCCGAGAAGGGCGGCCTGAGGATCGGCGACAGGACGATCCTGCGGACGCCGGACCCCGTCGAGGTGACCATCGTCGGGCTCGCGACCTTCGGCGGCGAGGACGGCATGGCCCAGGTGACCTTCACCGGCATGACCCGGGCCGACGCCGAGAAGTACCTCACGGCACGGCCGGGCGAGGCGTCGGGCATCCAGGTGCGCGCGGGCCCCGGTGTCAGCCAGCGGGAACTCGTCGACCGGCTGACTCACGTACTGCCCAGGGGCGTTGAGGCGATCACCGGTCAGGAGTCGGCCGAGGAGAACACCGACATGATCTCCAGCCGGTTCCTGACCGTCTTCACGGCCTTCCTGCTGGTGTTCTCGGGCGTGGCCCTTCTGGTCGCCACCTTCTCCATCCACAACACCTTCGCGATCGTCGTCGCCCAACGCACCCGTGAGAACGCCCTGTTGCGGGCCCTCGGTGCCTCCCGACGCCAGATCACCGCGTCGACCCTGGCGGAGGCGGTCGTCGTGGCGGTCACCGCGTCCGCCGCGGGTCTCGCCGGCGGCATCGGGATCGCCGCCGGTCTGCAGACTCTGTTCCCGGCGATCGGATTCCCCTTCCCCGAGGGCGACTTGGTGGTCAGCGCGCTGTCGATGCTGCTGCCGCTCGCGGTCGGCGTCGTGGTCTGCCTGGGCTCCGCCCTGCTGCCCGCCGTACGCGCCGGACGCACCGCTCCGCTGGCCGCGCTGCGCGAGACGGCCGTCGACCAGTCCGGCGCCTCCCGCTTCCGTGCGGTCACCGGGGCCGGACTGGCCGCGCTCGCCGTGGCCGTCACCCTCACCGGCGTCCTGGTGTCACCGTCCCTCTGGCTCGCCGGAACCGGCGCGGTCCTGGCCCTTGTCGCCTTCGTGGTCCTCGGCCCGGTCGCCTCCACGACAGCCGTACGCGCACTCGGCAGCCCCCTCGACCGGCTCCGCGGTGTCACCGGCGCCCTGGCCCGGCGCAACGCCCTGCGCAGCCCGAGGCGGACGGCCGCCACCGCGAGCGCGCTCATGATCGGCGTGGCCGTGGTCTCGCTGTTCACGGTGTTCGGGGCGTCCTTGAAGGCCACCATGGACCAGACCGTGTCCCGGTCCTTCGCGGGCGACGTCGCCGTCAGCACCCCGTCGTTCGGCGCGGGCGGCAGCGGACTGAGCCCCCGGCTCGCCGGAGCGCTCGGATCGCTTCCCGAGGTGGACACCGCCGTTGGCCTCGGCCGCGGTGTCGCCGAAGTCGACGGCCGGGGGAGGGCGTTGACCGTCACGGACCCGCTCGCCCTGGAGCGCACCTTCGACCTCGGGACCGTGCGCGGCTCCCTGCGCGACCTCGGCACCGACGGCATCGCCCTCACCCGGACGGAGGCGGAGAAGCAGGGCCTCACGACCGGGGACAGGACCCGGCTCACCTTCACCGACGGCGAGCAGGACACCTTCACCGTCCGCGCGGTCTACGGCCGGTCCGAGCTGGCGGGAGACTACGTCATCACCCGCGCGGCCTGGGCCCCGCACCGCACGCAGGACTCCGACACGCTCGTCGCGGTCTCCTTCAAGGACGGTGTCGGCAGCGACACGGGCAAGGCGGCGGTGGAGAAGGTGGCGGCCCGGTACGGCCACCCCGAGGTGCAGACCCGCGACGAGTACGCGCAGTCCTCGGCCGGCGGGATCGACATGATGCTGACGCTGGTCTACGCGCTGCTCGCCCTCGCGGTCCTCATCGCACTGCTGGGCATCGCCAACACCCTGACCCTGGCGATCCACGAGCGCACCCGTGAACTGGGCCTGCTGAGGGCCGTGGGCCAGACCCGGTCCCAGCTGCGCGCCATGGTCCGCTGGGAGTCGGTCCTGGTCGCCGCCTTCGGCACGGTCGGCGGGCTCGCCCTGGGCGCCTTCCTCGGCTGGGTCCTGGTCAGGGCCTCGGACGGCACGAGCGACAGCACCTTCGCCTTCGCGGTACCGCCGCTGCACCTCGCGGTGGTCGCCCTGGTGGGCCTCGGTGCGGGGGCCCTCGCGGGCCTGCGCCCGGCCCGACGCGCAGCACGTCTCGACGTGCTGCGGGCGATCGCGACGGAGTAG
- a CDS encoding ABC transporter ATP-binding protein, translated as MSAPTASTSTPPAARVVDAVKVYGSGDTGVRALDGVSVDFPAGRFTAIMGPSGSGKSTLMHCAAGLDTLTEGTACIGDTELGSLDDRRLTLLRRDRVGFVFQAFNLVPTLTVEENIRLPLDLAGGGGDPEWIDALIDVVGLRDRLHHRPAELSGGQQQRVAVARAFAGRPDVVFADEPTGNLDSRSGGEVLGLLGRTVRRTARTVVMVTHDPVAAAHADEVVFLADGRLVDRMEAPTADRVLDRMKAFEVPSRTEPASPTKSPSRTEVPS; from the coding sequence ATGAGCGCCCCGACCGCCTCGACGAGCACTCCGCCGGCCGCCCGGGTGGTCGACGCCGTGAAGGTCTACGGCAGCGGCGACACCGGTGTGCGGGCCCTGGACGGGGTGAGCGTCGACTTCCCGGCCGGCCGCTTCACCGCGATCATGGGCCCCTCCGGCTCCGGCAAGTCCACGCTCATGCACTGCGCGGCCGGCCTCGACACGCTCACCGAGGGCACCGCGTGCATCGGCGACACCGAGCTCGGCTCCCTCGACGACCGCCGTCTGACCCTGCTGCGCCGCGACCGCGTCGGCTTCGTGTTCCAGGCGTTCAACCTGGTGCCGACCCTGACCGTCGAGGAGAACATCCGGCTGCCGCTGGACCTCGCGGGCGGCGGGGGCGACCCCGAGTGGATCGACGCGCTGATCGACGTCGTCGGCCTGCGCGACCGGCTGCACCACCGGCCGGCCGAACTCTCCGGCGGGCAGCAGCAACGCGTCGCCGTGGCCCGGGCGTTCGCCGGGCGGCCCGATGTCGTCTTCGCCGACGAGCCCACCGGGAACCTCGACTCGCGCTCCGGCGGGGAGGTGCTCGGCCTCCTCGGCAGGACCGTGCGCCGCACGGCCCGCACGGTCGTCATGGTCACCCACGACCCGGTCGCCGCCGCCCACGCGGACGAGGTCGTCTTCCTCGCCGACGGGCGCCTGGTGGACCGTATGGAGGCCCCGACCGCGGACCGGGTCCTGGACCGCATGAAGGCCTTCGAGGTGCCCTCGCGAACGGAGCCGGCCTCACCCACGAAGTCGCCTTCGCGGACCGAGGTGCCCTCATGA
- a CDS encoding SHOCT domain-containing protein, which produces MQTLANWDGGPGPWILFFPLIWAAVVLGVVTVLRRTARRGHRGPWRAPAGAGPSGDSPIAMLGRRFAAGEIDEDEYWRRLSVLDEQFGRTADKGGAA; this is translated from the coding sequence ATGCAGACTCTCGCGAACTGGGACGGCGGCCCGGGCCCGTGGATCCTCTTCTTCCCGCTGATCTGGGCCGCCGTCGTGCTCGGCGTGGTCACCGTCCTGCGCCGCACCGCGCGGCGCGGCCACCGCGGCCCCTGGCGGGCACCGGCCGGAGCCGGCCCCTCCGGAGACTCGCCGATCGCCATGCTCGGCCGCCGCTTCGCCGCCGGCGAGATCGACGAGGACGAGTACTGGCGCCGACTGTCCGTCCTGGACGAGCAGTTCGGCCGTACGGCGGACAAGGGCGGCGCGGCATGA
- a CDS encoding TetR/AcrR family transcriptional regulator, translated as MYSEGMSTSDRLIESTRELLWERGYVGTSPKAILERAGAGQGSMYHHFKGKPDLALAAIRRTAEELRASAEAVLTGPGTPYERIEAYLRRERDVLRGCPIGRLTMDPDVIASDELRAPVDETIDWIRERIAGIVEEGKDQGQFASSLDGEEIAATVLATVQGGYVLARASGSPAAFDTGVRGLLSLLTPLSS; from the coding sequence ATGTACAGTGAGGGCATGAGCACCTCGGACCGACTGATCGAGTCCACCCGTGAGCTGCTGTGGGAGCGCGGCTACGTGGGGACCAGCCCCAAGGCCATCCTGGAGCGCGCGGGCGCCGGACAGGGCAGCATGTACCACCACTTCAAGGGCAAGCCCGACCTCGCCCTGGCCGCGATCCGCAGGACCGCCGAGGAACTGCGCGCGAGCGCGGAGGCCGTGCTCACCGGGCCCGGCACGCCGTACGAGCGCATCGAGGCGTATCTGCGGCGCGAGCGTGACGTGCTGCGGGGCTGCCCGATCGGCCGGCTCACGATGGATCCGGACGTCATCGCCAGCGACGAACTGCGGGCGCCGGTCGACGAGACGATCGACTGGATCCGTGAACGCATCGCCGGGATCGTCGAAGAGGGCAAGGATCAGGGCCAGTTCGCCTCCTCGCTGGACGGCGAGGAGATCGCGGCGACCGTGCTCGCGACGGTTCAGGGCGGCTATGTCCTCGCCCGCGCCTCCGGCTCGCCCGCCGCGTTCGACACCGGCGTGCGGGGCCTGCTCTCCCTGCTCACCCCCCTGTCGTCGTAG
- a CDS encoding cupin domain-containing protein — MQITRQRPGTRQGAAENFTGTVWLDEMAAPPAPSRLRMFTVHFAPGAHTAWHRHPHGQVLHVTEGEGLVQRRGAPPEPIRAGDTVWIEPGEWHWHGAGPHTFMTHLAVVEAAEDGTTADWDAHVAPEDYPS, encoded by the coding sequence GTGCAGATCACCCGACAGCGTCCCGGGACCCGGCAGGGAGCGGCGGAGAACTTCACCGGGACGGTGTGGCTGGACGAGATGGCCGCGCCTCCAGCCCCGTCCCGGCTGCGGATGTTCACCGTCCACTTCGCTCCCGGCGCGCACACCGCATGGCACCGCCACCCGCACGGCCAGGTCCTCCACGTCACCGAGGGCGAGGGACTGGTGCAGCGCAGGGGCGCGCCCCCCGAGCCGATCCGGGCGGGCGACACGGTGTGGATCGAACCGGGCGAGTGGCACTGGCACGGAGCCGGGCCGCACACCTTCATGACCCATCTCGCGGTCGTCGAGGCCGCTGAGGACGGCACGACGGCCGACTGGGACGCGCATGTCGCCCCCGAGGACTACCCCTCCTGA
- a CDS encoding DUF4865 family protein has translation MHAMQYELTLPADYDMRVIRARVARIGHLLDDWEGLGFKTYLMRERGVNGSPVNRYAPFYLWNTVEGMNSFLWGGAFQGLSDDFGRPSVRQWTGLAYEEGGAAGSPARWAVRRSRPVADGAELADVAAEAVGGAERLAGEDGAVCAAAVVDPARWELVHFSLWTHEPPEADGELFEVLHVSAPGRGRPARGRQW, from the coding sequence ATGCACGCCATGCAGTACGAACTCACCCTGCCCGCCGACTACGACATGCGCGTCATCCGCGCGCGCGTGGCCCGGATCGGGCATCTGCTGGACGACTGGGAGGGGCTCGGCTTCAAGACGTACCTGATGCGCGAGCGCGGGGTGAACGGTTCACCCGTGAACCGGTACGCGCCGTTCTACCTCTGGAACACGGTGGAGGGCATGAACTCCTTCCTCTGGGGAGGCGCCTTCCAGGGGCTCAGCGACGACTTCGGGCGCCCGTCGGTGCGCCAGTGGACAGGACTGGCGTACGAGGAGGGAGGCGCCGCCGGTTCTCCAGCCCGGTGGGCCGTGCGGCGGAGTCGACCGGTGGCCGACGGCGCGGAGTTGGCCGACGTGGCGGCGGAAGCCGTGGGTGGGGCGGAGCGGCTGGCCGGGGAGGACGGAGCGGTGTGCGCGGCGGCCGTCGTGGACCCCGCCCGCTGGGAACTGGTCCACTTCTCGCTCTGGACCCATGAGCCGCCCGAGGCGGACGGCGAGCTCTTCGAGGTGCTGCACGTGTCGGCGCCGGGGCGTGGGCGGCCGGCGCGGGGCCGGCAGTGGTGA
- a CDS encoding phosphotriesterase: MVRAAAVRTVTGDVPAGRLGVCDAHDHLFFGSPLLPGQELRSVCAARAELTAFAALGGGTVVQWTPYGLGRRAAELPALARETGVRVVAATGLHQAVHYDDATLAGLRGRLADVFVAELTEGIGASGVRAGLIKVAGGFHALDAHARWTMAAAAEAHRATGAPIAVHLELGTGALDVLDLLCGELGVPARRVILGHLNRSPDPVVHRQAAASGCYLAFDGPSRANHATDWRMPDAVRALAEAGHGDRLLLGGDTTTAAARSVDGGPGMPYLLRRVRPRLAAELGEDLVRQIFVENPGRALAVEWTRP, from the coding sequence GTGGTGAGGGCGGCCGCCGTGCGTACGGTCACCGGTGACGTCCCGGCCGGGCGGCTCGGTGTGTGCGACGCTCACGACCATCTCTTCTTCGGCAGTCCCCTCCTGCCCGGGCAGGAACTGCGGAGCGTCTGCGCGGCGCGCGCCGAGCTGACGGCGTTCGCCGCACTGGGCGGCGGCACCGTGGTGCAGTGGACGCCGTACGGACTGGGTCGGCGGGCCGCCGAACTGCCCGCGCTGGCGCGGGAGACCGGGGTGCGGGTCGTCGCCGCGACCGGGCTGCACCAGGCCGTCCACTACGACGACGCCACGCTCGCCGGGCTGCGCGGCAGGCTGGCCGACGTGTTCGTCGCCGAACTGACCGAGGGCATCGGGGCGTCGGGGGTCCGCGCGGGGCTGATCAAGGTGGCGGGCGGTTTCCACGCCCTGGACGCGCACGCCCGCTGGACCATGGCCGCGGCGGCCGAGGCCCATCGTGCGACGGGGGCACCGATCGCCGTCCACCTGGAGCTGGGGACCGGCGCGCTGGACGTACTGGACCTGTTGTGCGGGGAGTTGGGGGTGCCGGCGCGGCGGGTGATCCTCGGCCACCTCAACCGCTCCCCCGATCCGGTCGTGCACCGCCAGGCCGCGGCGTCGGGCTGCTACCTCGCCTTCGACGGGCCGTCGCGCGCCAACCACGCCACGGACTGGCGCATGCCGGACGCCGTACGGGCGCTCGCCGAGGCGGGTCACGGGGACCGTCTGCTCCTCGGCGGCGACACCACGACCGCGGCCGCCCGGTCGGTCGACGGGGGCCCCGGGATGCCGTATCTGCTGCGCCGGGTGCGGCCGCGGCTCGCGGCCGAGCTGGGTGAGGACCTGGTGCGGCAGATCTTCGTCGAGAACCCCGGCCGGGCCCTGGCCGTGGAGTGGACGCGGCCCTGA
- the ilvY gene encoding HTH-type transcriptional activator IlvY has product MEDHRELRLFLHLAQTLNFGRTSLDCHVSPATLTRTVQRLEAGLGHRLFDRGPRGVSLTAEGHRFREYAVQALELWRAYREEHPDPAELTGRLAVFATVTACQVLLPDLLAPFRAAHPQVRLDLRTGDAAAATARLDEGEVDVAVAGIPARLPEGLVSRTVAVTELVLVTARDRPDPGLDGPFVLPHRGLVREAADRWFRARGAVPDVVCEPDGHEGLLTLVALGCGTGVVPRLVLEHSAVRARLAEVPADPRPERFPIGLCVRRADLRRPLVAALWSLTAPPGA; this is encoded by the coding sequence ATGGAGGATCACCGGGAGCTGCGGCTCTTCCTGCACCTCGCGCAGACGCTGAACTTCGGCCGGACGAGCCTCGACTGCCATGTCAGTCCGGCCACGCTGACCAGAACCGTGCAGCGGCTGGAAGCGGGCCTCGGGCACCGGCTCTTCGACCGCGGCCCGCGCGGGGTGTCGCTCACCGCCGAGGGCCACCGCTTCCGCGAGTACGCCGTCCAGGCACTGGAGTTGTGGCGGGCCTACCGTGAGGAGCACCCCGACCCGGCCGAACTGACCGGCCGCCTCGCGGTGTTCGCGACGGTGACAGCCTGTCAGGTCCTGCTGCCCGACCTGCTGGCGCCCTTCCGCGCGGCCCACCCCCAGGTACGCCTCGACCTGCGCACCGGCGACGCGGCGGCCGCGACGGCCCGGCTCGACGAGGGCGAGGTGGACGTGGCCGTCGCGGGGATCCCGGCCAGGCTGCCCGAGGGGCTGGTGAGCCGGACGGTCGCGGTGACCGAGCTGGTCCTCGTCACCGCGCGGGACCGTCCGGACCCCGGCCTGGACGGGCCGTTCGTCCTCCCCCACCGCGGGCTCGTCCGTGAGGCGGCCGACCGCTGGTTCCGGGCCCGGGGCGCGGTCCCCGACGTGGTCTGCGAGCCCGACGGCCACGAGGGTCTGCTGACCCTGGTCGCGCTCGGCTGCGGCACGGGCGTGGTCCCCCGCCTCGTACTGGAGCACAGCGCGGTCCGCGCACGGCTGGCGGAGGTGCCCGCCGATCCGCGGCCGGAGCGGTTCCCGATCGGTCTGTGCGTACGCCGGGCCGACCTTCGCCGGCCGCTGGTCGCGGCGCTGTGGAGCTTGACGGCGCCGCCGGGAGCCTGA